A region of Vigna radiata var. radiata cultivar VC1973A chromosome 6, Vradiata_ver6, whole genome shotgun sequence DNA encodes the following proteins:
- the LOC106764446 gene encoding putative RING-H2 finger protein ATL12, with protein sequence MNMPFKNHLLVFIMTVLFFISNVQAQNNDTDSMQDLPQPVHPSKMVVVVALSILFTVSFLLLVYIRFRRSIPLELSNRRSPDSPNFQAQTQSRSRHSGIDKKVIEALPFFMFSSLKGSKQGLECTVCLSQFEDTEILRLLPKCKHAFHMNCIDKWLESHSTCPLCRNNIDPLDIKNFTYSISSRSLRVPSNLTEDTNLEIFVHREPSSHQGSSSSSRFNIGSRFWNLGWSNKKKLLVEQEVCGTNGTHVHKFYHKIVVSDVVRRSRWSDLNSSDMLSLKSEMIHHVSIGRFSPSNEFFCGNPSLSSIFNEDESSFTLLNIAQKRSMSDIAHVPRLIDICKQNRMEPGEASSGNNEREERMRRIWLTIAQRTVQWFAGQERNSTDLEIKHLASDV encoded by the coding sequence ATGAACATGCCTTTCAAGAACCATTTACTGGTGTTCATCATGACggttctttttttcatttctaatgtTCAAGCACAAAACAATGACACAGATAGCATGCAAGATCTTCCTCAACCTGTTCATCCAAGCAAGATGGTTGTAGTAGTGGCTCTCTCAATATTGTTCACTGTATCATTTCTCTTACTTGTCTACATAAGGTTCCGCAGAAGCATCCCTCTTGAACTTAGCAACAGAAGGAGCCCTGATTCACCAAATTTTCAAGCACAAACACAATCAAGATCAAGACATTCAGGGATAGACAAAAAAGTGATTGAAGCACTCCCATTTTTCATGTTCTCTTCCCTAAAGGGGTCCAAACAAGGCCTAGAGTGCACAGTTTGCTTATCACAGTTTGAGGACACTGAGATTCTTAGGCTCTTGCCAAAGTGCAAACATGCTTTCCACATGAATTGCATTGACAAGTGGTTAGAAAGTCACTCTACATGCCCTCTTTGCAGGAATAATATTGACCCTTTAGACATCAAGAACTTCACCTACTCAATCAGTTCAAGGTCCCTAAGAGTTCCTTCAAATTTAACCGAGGACACTAACCTTGAAATCTTTGTTCACAGGGAACCTTCTTCCCATCAAGGCTCATCATCGTCATCAAGGTTTAACATCGGCAGCAGGTTTTGGAATTTGGGTTGGAGTAACAAGAAAAAGCTTCTCGTTGAGCAAGAGGTTTGTGGAACAAATGGGACACACGTGCACAAGTTCTATCACAAAATTGTTGTCTCTGATGTTGTTAGAAGAAGCAGGTGGAGTGATCTTAACTCTTCGGACATGTTATCATTGAAGAGTGAGATGATTCATCATGTTTCAATTGGAAGATTCTCTCCCTCTAATGAATTTTTTTGCGGAAATCCGAGCCTTTCCTCTATTTTCAACGAGGATGAAAGTTCATTTACGTTATTGAATATAGCTCAGAAGAGATCTATGTCTGATATTGCTCATGTTCCAAGGTTGATAGACATATGCAAGCAGAATAGAATGGAACCAGGTGAGGCATCAAGTGGGAATAACGAGAGGGAAGAGAGGATGAGGAGGATTTGGTTGACAATTGCTCAACGAACAGTGCAATGGTTTGCAGGACaagaaagaaattcaacagATTTAGAGATAAAACATTTAGCTTCGGATGTTTGA